The following are encoded together in the Deltaproteobacteria bacterium genome:
- the msrA gene encoding peptide-methionine (S)-S-oxide reductase MsrA, whose amino-acid sequence MGSLDRKLRVPHPEEALPGRADPMPVPERHHVLGTPLAPPYPAGLERAVFGLGCFWGAERKFWQAPGVYTTAAGYAGGLTPNPTYEEVCSGRTGHAEVVLVVFDPRRIAYEELLRVFWESHDPTQGMRQGNDVGTQYRSVIHTTTSAQRAAALASRETYQKALSQAGHGAITTEIADAPAFYFAEPYHQQYLDRHPDGYCGLGGTGVACPGGGGR is encoded by the coding sequence ATGGGTTCCCTCGATCGAAAGCTTCGCGTCCCGCACCCCGAGGAGGCGCTCCCGGGGCGCGCCGATCCCATGCCGGTGCCCGAGCGGCACCACGTGCTCGGGACCCCGCTCGCGCCGCCCTACCCCGCGGGCCTCGAGCGGGCCGTCTTCGGGCTCGGCTGCTTCTGGGGCGCCGAGCGGAAGTTCTGGCAGGCGCCGGGGGTGTACACGACGGCGGCCGGCTACGCGGGCGGCCTCACGCCGAACCCGACCTACGAGGAGGTGTGCAGCGGGCGGACCGGTCACGCGGAGGTCGTGCTCGTGGTCTTCGATCCCCGGCGGATCGCGTACGAGGAGCTGCTGCGGGTCTTCTGGGAGAGCCACGACCCCACCCAGGGCATGCGGCAGGGCAACGACGTCGGCACCCAGTATCGCTCCGTGATCCACACGACGACCTCCGCGCAGCGCGCGGCCGCCCTCGCCTCGCGCGAGACCTACCAGAAGGCCCTCTCCCAGGCAGGCCACGGCGCGATCACGACCGAGATCGCCGACGCCCCCGCCTTCTACTTCGCCGAGCCCTATCACCAGCAGTACCTGGACCGACATCCCGATGGCTACTGCGGGCTCGGCGGAACGGGCGTCGCGTGCCCGGGCGGCGGCGGTCGTTGA
- a CDS encoding amidohydrolase family protein produces the protein MLRSAGSGTALHDHHIHLFAAAAALASARCGPPEVCDAAGLGAALAAQTPDAAGWVRGVGYHESVAGPLDRAALDRLRGDRPVRVQHRSGQLWIVNSRALAALGLEAGGDAPGLERDGAGRATGRLFRADAWLRARLGPAPPPPFGPLGRRLAALGVTGVTDATPGNGPAELAAFAAAQARGELPARIVVMGTLALSELAPPPGIGIGPVKIHLADPELPAPDELTARIRAAHACARPVAIHCVTRAELVLALAALEAAGVRAGDRLEHVHVAPPECVAWIARLGLTVCVQPALVAARRADWEREADPADRPWLGPIAALRAAGVPLLTGSDAPYGPLGACSSTAAGAGGGPREHREPP, from the coding sequence GTGCTTCGCTCCGCTGGCTCGGGGACGGCCTTGCACGACCACCACATCCATCTTTTCGCCGCCGCGGCGGCGCTCGCGTCGGCGCGGTGCGGGCCGCCCGAGGTGTGCGACGCCGCCGGGCTCGGCGCGGCGCTCGCCGCGCAGACCCCGGACGCAGCGGGCTGGGTCCGGGGGGTCGGCTACCACGAGTCCGTGGCCGGCCCGCTCGATCGCGCCGCGCTCGACCGCCTGCGCGGCGACCGGCCCGTCCGCGTGCAGCATCGCAGCGGGCAGCTCTGGATCGTGAACTCGCGCGCGCTCGCCGCATTGGGCCTCGAGGCCGGAGGCGACGCACCCGGTCTCGAGCGCGACGGCGCGGGCCGGGCCACCGGCCGTCTCTTCCGCGCCGACGCCTGGCTGCGCGCGCGCCTGGGCCCGGCTCCGCCGCCCCCGTTCGGGCCGCTCGGCCGGCGCCTGGCGGCACTCGGCGTCACGGGAGTGACCGACGCCACCCCCGGCAACGGCCCCGCCGAGCTCGCGGCCTTCGCCGCGGCGCAGGCGCGCGGCGAGCTGCCGGCGCGGATCGTGGTGATGGGGACGCTCGCGCTCTCCGAGCTCGCGCCGCCGCCGGGGATCGGGATCGGCCCCGTCAAGATCCATCTCGCGGACCCGGAGCTGCCGGCGCCGGACGAGCTCACGGCACGCATACGCGCCGCCCACGCGTGCGCGCGCCCGGTCGCGATCCACTGCGTCACGCGCGCCGAGCTCGTGCTCGCGCTGGCCGCGCTCGAGGCGGCGGGGGTGCGCGCGGGCGATCGCCTCGAGCACGTGCACGTGGCGCCGCCCGAGTGCGTCGCGTGGATCGCGCGGCTCGGCCTCACGGTGTGCGTGCAGCCGGCGCTCGTCGCCGCCCGCCGGGCCGACTGGGAACGCGAGGCCGATCCCGCCGACCGCCCCTGGCTCGGACCGATCGCGGCCCTGCGCGCCGCCGGCGTGCCGCTGCTCACCGGCAGCGACGCGCCCTACGGCCCCCTCGGTGCCTGCAGCTCCACAGCGGCGGGCGCCGGCGGAGGCCCGCGCGAGCATCGCGAGCCGCCCTGA
- a CDS encoding MFS transporter, producing MDRPAAVPSSRLLAYGGPMLGLSYLLFFVQFYFLNFATDVLLIAPGVVGVLFAIAKLWNAVADPLIGSWSDRTRSRLGRRRPFLLAALPLLALGFEPLWTPPEALGGRGLLVWVSVALLLFYTAVTAYTLPHAALGVELSADSHQRTRLFGARQMSLTIGMLLSFGAIQLVMNAGDPRAMAAWIALPSALAAVALLAVTPLLVPDPAPAVAQRGAASLGAGLRSVWDNRPARVLLFVYFVESLGVGAVGVMAPYVSRYLVARPDLVGLLPAAYVLSGVVAIPLWVRVSRTRGKRETWLATMWLAAFAFAGMFFFGDEVAPLMTLLVVAGAAMGSGSVLSAAILADLIEEDAERSGERKEGIYSAAMHFVMKFGTTLATAASGLLLSAVGFVPNAEQTPAGLLGIRILFAGLPCAGFLVGGVLYRRSLRRGPGVPRMAPLPAGE from the coding sequence GTGGACCGACCTGCCGCCGTTCCGTCCTCGCGCCTGCTCGCCTACGGCGGGCCGATGCTCGGGCTCTCCTACCTGCTCTTCTTCGTCCAGTTCTACTTCCTGAACTTCGCGACCGACGTGCTGCTGATCGCGCCCGGTGTGGTCGGCGTGCTCTTCGCGATCGCGAAGCTGTGGAACGCGGTCGCGGACCCCCTGATCGGGAGCTGGAGCGACCGCACGCGCAGCCGGCTCGGCCGGCGCCGGCCCTTCCTGCTCGCGGCCCTGCCGCTGCTCGCGCTCGGCTTCGAGCCGCTGTGGACGCCTCCCGAGGCGCTGGGCGGCCGCGGGCTCCTGGTGTGGGTCTCCGTCGCCCTGCTGCTCTTCTACACCGCCGTCACGGCGTACACGCTGCCCCACGCGGCGCTCGGCGTGGAGCTCTCGGCCGACTCGCACCAGCGCACGCGCCTGTTCGGCGCGCGCCAGATGAGCCTGACGATCGGCATGCTGCTCTCGTTCGGCGCGATCCAGCTCGTGATGAACGCCGGCGACCCGCGGGCGATGGCGGCCTGGATCGCGCTGCCGAGCGCCCTCGCCGCCGTGGCGCTGCTCGCCGTGACGCCCCTCCTGGTGCCCGATCCCGCCCCCGCCGTGGCGCAGCGCGGTGCGGCGAGCCTGGGGGCCGGGCTCCGCAGCGTGTGGGACAACCGACCCGCGCGCGTGCTGCTCTTCGTCTACTTCGTCGAGAGCCTCGGCGTCGGCGCGGTCGGCGTGATGGCGCCCTACGTCTCGCGCTACCTGGTCGCACGGCCCGACCTGGTCGGCCTGCTGCCCGCGGCCTACGTGCTCTCGGGCGTCGTCGCGATCCCGCTCTGGGTCCGCGTCTCGCGCACCCGGGGCAAGCGCGAGACCTGGCTCGCGACGATGTGGCTCGCGGCGTTCGCCTTCGCCGGCATGTTCTTCTTCGGCGACGAGGTGGCGCCGCTGATGACGCTGCTGGTGGTCGCGGGGGCCGCGATGGGCTCCGGGAGCGTGCTCTCGGCCGCGATCCTCGCCGACCTGATCGAGGAGGACGCCGAGCGCAGCGGCGAGCGCAAGGAGGGCATCTACTCGGCGGCGATGCACTTCGTGATGAAGTTCGGGACGACGCTCGCGACGGCGGCGAGCGGCCTCCTGCTCTCGGCGGTCGGCTTCGTGCCGAACGCCGAGCAGACACCCGCGGGCCTGCTCGGGATCCGCATCCTCTTCGCGGGCCTGCCCTGCGCGGGCTTCCTGGTCGGGGGCGTGCTCTACCGGCGCTCGCTGCGGCGCGGCCCGGGCGTGCCGCGCATGGCGCCGCTGCCCGCGGGTGAGTAG
- a CDS encoding SDR family NAD(P)-dependent oxidoreductase yields MERFEGRVAVVTGAASGIGRALARRLGAEGMRVVLADIEPGALADAERELAGRGVETLAVRTDVCDESSVRALAQAALARFGAVHLVCNNAGVMGGAGLAWEIPGEDWDWVLGVNLRGVIHGIRSFVPILIAQEEGHVLNTASMAALVSVPLASPYVASKHAVLALSESLFHELAGRAPHVGISVLCPEAVDTRIVDAERNRPAALRPAAGLDTPERKLVDAAMRKALAGATAPERIAERALAGIRERRFYVLPDSDSWRRAADSRLDDLRAARNPRLVSPV; encoded by the coding sequence ATGGAGCGATTCGAGGGACGCGTGGCCGTGGTGACGGGCGCGGCGAGCGGCATCGGCCGGGCGCTCGCGCGCCGGCTCGGCGCCGAGGGCATGCGGGTGGTGCTCGCCGACATCGAGCCGGGAGCGCTCGCCGACGCCGAGCGGGAGCTCGCCGGGCGGGGCGTCGAGACGCTCGCGGTGCGGACCGACGTGTGCGACGAGAGCTCCGTGCGCGCGCTCGCCCAGGCGGCGCTCGCGCGTTTCGGCGCCGTCCACCTGGTGTGCAACAACGCGGGCGTGATGGGCGGCGCCGGCCTCGCCTGGGAGATCCCGGGCGAGGACTGGGACTGGGTCCTCGGCGTCAACCTGCGCGGCGTGATCCACGGGATCCGCAGCTTCGTTCCGATCCTGATCGCGCAGGAGGAAGGGCACGTCCTCAACACCGCCTCGATGGCGGCGTTGGTGAGCGTGCCGCTGGCCTCCCCCTACGTGGCGAGCAAGCACGCCGTCCTGGCGCTCTCCGAGTCGCTCTTCCACGAGCTCGCCGGGCGGGCCCCGCACGTCGGCATCTCGGTCCTCTGCCCCGAGGCCGTGGACACCCGCATCGTGGACGCGGAGCGCAACCGTCCGGCCGCGCTGCGCCCGGCGGCCGGGCTCGACACACCCGAGCGCAAGCTCGTGGACGCGGCCATGCGCAAGGCGCTCGCAGGGGCGACCGCGCCCGAGCGGATCGCAGAGCGCGCCCTCGCGGGCATCCGCGAGCGACGCTTCTACGTGCTGCCCGACAGCGACTCGTGGCGGCGCGCTGCCGACTCGCGCCTCGACGACCTGCGCGCGGCCCGCAATCCGCGCCTGGTGTCGCCGGTCTAG
- a CDS encoding MOSC domain-containing protein, which yields MAARVGTIAEIWRHPVKSMAGERLAAARLGEDGVPGDRGWAVRDERRGGIRGAKKIPALMQLGARCVEEPGGGRWPAPEITLPDGSVVLADAPDAAARVSGAIGTPVTLWPRLPASAREHYRRGPPDHPDILTELRAIFGREPGEPLPDLARFPREILEFESPLGTYFDAYPLLLLTDASLRRLQALAPASRVDVRRFRPNLLIASPPGVEGVPEQDWHGRRLAVGGAELEVVVGCPRCVMITHAFADLPRDPGLMRTVVKELDQDVGVYARVVSPGPVAVGDGIRLL from the coding sequence ATGGCAGCGCGCGTGGGAACGATCGCGGAGATCTGGCGCCATCCCGTCAAGTCGATGGCCGGCGAGCGGCTCGCCGCCGCCCGGCTCGGCGAGGACGGCGTGCCCGGCGACCGCGGCTGGGCCGTGCGCGACGAGCGCCGCGGCGGGATCCGGGGCGCCAAGAAGATCCCGGCCCTGATGCAGCTCGGCGCGCGCTGCGTCGAGGAGCCCGGCGGCGGGCGCTGGCCGGCGCCCGAGATCACGCTGCCGGACGGGAGCGTGGTGCTCGCCGACGCGCCCGACGCCGCCGCGCGCGTGAGCGGCGCGATCGGCACGCCGGTCACGCTCTGGCCGCGGCTCCCGGCGAGCGCCCGCGAGCACTACCGGCGCGGCCCGCCCGATCATCCCGACATCCTCACCGAGCTGCGCGCGATCTTCGGCCGCGAGCCGGGCGAGCCGCTGCCCGACCTCGCCAGGTTTCCCCGCGAGATCCTCGAGTTCGAGTCGCCCCTCGGCACCTACTTCGACGCCTACCCGCTCCTGCTCCTCACCGACGCGAGTCTGCGTCGCCTCCAGGCGCTCGCGCCGGCCTCCCGGGTCGACGTGCGGCGCTTCCGCCCGAACCTGCTGATCGCGAGCCCGCCGGGGGTCGAGGGCGTCCCCGAGCAGGACTGGCACGGCCGGCGCCTCGCGGTGGGAGGTGCCGAGCTCGAGGTGGTGGTCGGCTGCCCGCGCTGCGTCATGATCACCCACGCCTTCGCAGACCTGCCCCGCGACCCGGGCCTCATGCGCACCGTCGTGAAGGAGCTCGACCAGGACGTCGGCGTCTACGCGCGCGTGGTCAGCCCGGGGCCGGTCGCGGTCGGCGACGGGATCCGGCTCCTCTAG
- a CDS encoding AI-2E family transporter, translating into MSGPGQAPVRTSAGAVLARVAAGVGMLVAALWVLRPFLVPVAWAGIAAYVTWPLVHTLRRRTGRPHLAAAIGTLTVALGLGIPVAWVLVALASEANHLVGAVRGWLDAGAPLPSWILARPEWSHRLEELRASAGIEPSEAIRFATQQAAAITGRLVDVAGGLAANVFKFAMTMVTLYVLYLEGETVVAHARRLARIAFPQAPESFVDDVGGVVRAVVFGLLGTALVQGLIAGIGYALFGVPSPVALGALTALGSLVPAGPLLVWGGAAIWLFAAGHTGAAIGMAIYGALLVSSIDNVLRPLLISRSPQRIHFLVVFFGVLGGLAAFGALGLFVGPVLLSVALALVAEFSGRGDPPVPDPGDTGARFG; encoded by the coding sequence GTGAGCGGCCCCGGGCAGGCGCCGGTGCGGACCAGCGCGGGAGCCGTGCTGGCCCGCGTGGCCGCGGGGGTCGGCATGCTGGTCGCAGCGCTGTGGGTGCTGCGTCCCTTCCTGGTGCCGGTGGCCTGGGCAGGCATCGCCGCCTACGTCACCTGGCCGCTGGTCCACACGCTGCGCCGTCGCACGGGGCGGCCGCACCTGGCCGCGGCGATCGGCACGCTCACCGTCGCCCTCGGGCTGGGGATCCCGGTGGCGTGGGTGCTGGTGGCGCTCGCGAGCGAGGCGAATCACCTGGTCGGGGCCGTGCGCGGGTGGCTCGACGCCGGCGCGCCCCTGCCCTCCTGGATCCTCGCACGGCCGGAATGGAGCCATCGGCTCGAGGAGCTCCGCGCTTCGGCGGGGATCGAGCCGAGCGAGGCGATCCGCTTCGCCACCCAGCAGGCGGCCGCGATCACGGGCCGGCTCGTCGACGTGGCGGGCGGCCTCGCCGCCAACGTGTTCAAGTTCGCGATGACGATGGTCACGCTCTACGTGCTCTACCTGGAGGGCGAGACGGTCGTCGCGCACGCACGCCGGCTCGCGCGGATCGCCTTCCCGCAGGCTCCGGAGAGCTTCGTCGACGACGTCGGCGGCGTGGTGCGCGCGGTCGTGTTCGGGCTGCTCGGCACGGCGCTGGTCCAGGGCCTGATCGCTGGCATCGGCTATGCGCTCTTCGGCGTGCCCTCACCGGTCGCCCTCGGCGCCCTGACGGCGCTGGGCTCGCTCGTGCCCGCGGGCCCGCTGCTCGTCTGGGGCGGCGCGGCCATCTGGCTCTTCGCCGCCGGCCACACCGGGGCGGCGATCGGGATGGCGATCTACGGCGCGCTGCTCGTCAGCTCGATCGACAACGTGCTGCGTCCGCTCCTGATCAGCCGCAGCCCGCAGCGCATCCACTTCCTGGTCGTCTTCTTCGGCGTGCTCGGCGGGCTCGCGGCCTTCGGGGCGCTCGGCCTCTTCGTCGGGCCGGTGCTGCTCTCGGTGGCCCTCGCGCTGGTCGCGGAGTTCTCGGGGCGCGGCGATCCGCCCGTCCCGGACCCCGGTGACACGGGCGCCCGCTTCGGTTGA
- the thiC gene encoding phosphomethylpyrimidine synthase ThiC, producing the protein MARPLSASDALSSVLTRAPLPGSSKVYVEGTQAGVRVPMREIRQAPTRAQGPDGAVVLEENPPIALYDTSGPYTDPAVAIDLRQGLPPLRLDWIRARGDVEEHREPASSYAREREADPRLAAVRFARTRPLLRARAGRRVTQMHYARRGEITPEMEFVAIRESQRLERHRELAAQHPGESFGAALPAVITPAFVRDEIARGRAILPANVNHPELEPMAIGRNFLVKINANIGNSAVTSTIEEEVEKLVWATRWGADTAMDLSTGRNIHETREWILRNSPVPIGTVPIYQALERVGGRPEELTWEAFRDTLVEQAEQGVDYFTIHAGVLLRYVPLTARRRTGIVSRGGSILAKWCLAHHQENFLYTHWDEICEICAAYDVAFSIGDGLRPGSIEDANDEAQFAELRTQGELTRRAWAFDVQVMNEGPGHVPMQRIHENVTRQLEWCGEAPFYTLGPLTTDVAPGYDHITSAIGAAMIGWYGTAMLCYVTPREHLGLPDREDVKQGVIAYKIAAHAADLAKGHPGAQLRDNALSKARFEFRWEDQFHLSLDPETARRLHDATLPHEAHKVAHFCSMCGPRFCSMEITQQIRDFARERGTGAEAAREAGLREQSEAFRAGGAEIYRRA; encoded by the coding sequence ATGGCCCGACCCCTCTCCGCCTCCGACGCGCTCTCCTCCGTCCTGACGCGCGCGCCCCTGCCCGGCTCGAGCAAGGTCTACGTCGAGGGCACGCAGGCGGGCGTCCGGGTCCCGATGCGCGAGATCCGCCAGGCGCCGACGCGGGCCCAGGGGCCCGACGGCGCCGTCGTGCTCGAGGAGAACCCCCCGATCGCGCTCTACGACACCTCGGGGCCCTACACGGACCCGGCGGTGGCGATCGACCTCCGCCAGGGCCTCCCGCCGCTGCGCCTCGACTGGATCCGCGCGCGCGGCGACGTCGAGGAGCACCGCGAGCCCGCCTCGTCCTACGCGCGCGAGCGCGAGGCCGACCCGCGCCTCGCCGCCGTGCGCTTCGCCCGCACGCGCCCGCTCCTGCGCGCCCGCGCCGGCCGCCGCGTCACCCAGATGCACTACGCGCGGCGCGGCGAGATCACGCCCGAGATGGAGTTCGTCGCGATCCGCGAGAGCCAGCGCCTCGAGCGCCACCGCGAGCTCGCCGCCCAGCACCCGGGCGAGTCGTTCGGCGCCGCCCTGCCCGCCGTCATCACCCCCGCCTTCGTGCGCGACGAGATCGCCCGCGGGCGCGCGATCCTGCCCGCCAACGTGAACCACCCCGAGCTCGAGCCGATGGCGATCGGCCGCAACTTCCTGGTGAAGATCAACGCCAACATCGGCAACTCGGCCGTCACCAGCACCATCGAGGAGGAGGTCGAGAAGCTGGTCTGGGCCACCCGCTGGGGCGCCGACACCGCGATGGACCTCTCGACCGGGCGCAACATCCACGAGACCCGCGAGTGGATCCTGCGCAACAGCCCGGTCCCGATCGGGACGGTGCCGATCTACCAGGCGCTCGAGAGGGTGGGCGGGCGGCCCGAGGAGCTCACCTGGGAGGCGTTCCGCGACACGCTCGTCGAGCAGGCCGAGCAGGGCGTCGACTACTTCACGATCCACGCCGGCGTGCTGCTCCGCTACGTGCCGCTCACCGCCCGCCGGCGCACGGGAATCGTCTCGCGCGGCGGCTCGATCCTGGCCAAGTGGTGCCTCGCGCACCACCAGGAGAACTTCCTCTACACCCACTGGGACGAGATCTGCGAGATCTGCGCCGCCTACGACGTCGCCTTCTCGATCGGCGACGGGCTGCGCCCCGGCTCGATCGAGGACGCCAACGACGAGGCCCAGTTCGCGGAGCTCCGGACCCAGGGCGAGCTCACGCGGCGCGCCTGGGCCTTCGACGTGCAGGTGATGAACGAGGGCCCCGGGCACGTGCCGATGCAGCGGATCCACGAGAACGTGACCCGGCAGCTCGAGTGGTGCGGCGAGGCGCCCTTCTACACGCTGGGCCCGCTCACCACCGACGTGGCGCCCGGCTACGACCACATCACGAGCGCGATCGGCGCCGCCATGATCGGCTGGTACGGCACGGCGATGCTCTGCTACGTGACCCCGCGCGAGCACCTGGGCCTGCCCGACCGCGAGGACGTGAAGCAGGGCGTGATCGCCTACAAGATCGCTGCCCATGCGGCCGATCTCGCCAAGGGCCACCCGGGCGCCCAGCTCCGCGACAACGCGCTCTCCAAGGCGCGCTTCGAGTTCCGCTGGGAGGACCAGTTCCACCTCTCGCTCGACCCCGAGACCGCGCGCCGCCTGCACGACGCGACGCTCCCCCACGAGGCGCACAAGGTCGCCCACTTCTGCTCGATGTGCGGGCCGAGGTTCTGCTCGATGGAGATCACGCAGCAGATCCGCGACTTCGCGCGCGAACGCGGCACCGGTGCCGAAGCGGCGCGCGAGGCGGGGCTGCGCGAGCAGAGCGAGGCCTTCCGCGCGGGCGGCGCCGAGATCTACCGGCGCGCGTGA
- a CDS encoding glycerophosphodiester phosphodiesterase — protein MRLRRSAVVLLGSVLPAALPAAAAGTLTGELPIVIGHRGASGYRPEHTLAAYALAIDQGADFIEPDLVSTMDGVLVARHENQLAGTTDVASHPEFAARQTTKTIDGAAVQGWFAEDFTLAELKTLRAVERIPGIRPANAAYDGWFEIPTFDEILALVAAKELEHGRPIGLYPETKHPTYFDGIGLSLEEPLLAALAAHGRAGAGARVFIQSFETANLKELALATELPLVQLLGSGQPYDFVVAGDPRSYDDLRTPAGLVEIASYADGVGPEKNTLVVRDASGAITGPSALVADAHAAGLLVHPYTFRAEPIFHFLDFPDDPVAEIGLYLGLGIDGFFTDNPDLGVAAVAAVPEPDPVLLGLACLLAIATLRGTVRL, from the coding sequence ATGAGGCTCCGGCGGTCCGCGGTCGTACTGCTCGGCTCCGTCCTTCCCGCGGCTCTGCCGGCCGCCGCGGCCGGGACGCTGACCGGCGAGCTGCCGATCGTGATCGGGCACCGCGGCGCCTCCGGCTATCGCCCCGAGCACACGCTCGCGGCCTATGCGCTCGCGATCGACCAGGGCGCCGACTTCATCGAGCCGGATCTCGTCTCGACGATGGACGGTGTCCTCGTGGCCCGCCATGAGAACCAGCTCGCGGGCACCACCGACGTGGCCTCGCATCCCGAGTTCGCCGCCCGCCAGACCACCAAGACCATCGACGGCGCGGCGGTCCAGGGCTGGTTCGCCGAGGACTTCACGCTGGCCGAGCTGAAGACGCTGCGGGCCGTCGAGCGGATCCCGGGGATCCGGCCGGCGAACGCCGCCTACGACGGCTGGTTCGAGATCCCGACCTTCGACGAGATCCTGGCGCTCGTCGCGGCAAAGGAGCTCGAGCACGGCCGGCCGATCGGCCTGTACCCGGAGACCAAGCACCCGACCTATTTCGACGGCATCGGGCTCTCGCTCGAGGAGCCGCTCCTGGCCGCGCTCGCGGCCCACGGGCGCGCGGGCGCTGGCGCGCGCGTCTTCATCCAGTCCTTCGAGACGGCGAACCTGAAGGAGCTGGCCCTCGCGACCGAGCTGCCGCTCGTCCAGCTCCTGGGCTCCGGCCAGCCCTACGACTTCGTCGTGGCGGGCGACCCCCGCAGCTACGACGACCTGCGCACGCCCGCGGGCCTCGTGGAGATCGCCTCCTACGCCGACGGGGTCGGGCCCGAGAAGAACACGCTCGTCGTGCGGGACGCGAGCGGCGCGATCACGGGCCCGAGCGCGCTCGTCGCGGATGCCCACGCCGCAGGGCTGCTCGTCCATCCCTACACGTTCCGCGCCGAGCCGATCTTCCACTTCCTGGACTTCCCGGACGACCCGGTCGCCGAGATCGGGCTCTACCTCGGGCTCGGGATCGACGGCTTCTTCACCGACAACCCCGACCTCGGCGTCGCGGCCGTTGCCGCGGTGCCCGAGCCGGATCCGGTGCTGCTCGGGCTCGCCTGTCTGCTCGCGATCGCGACGCTCCGTGGAACCGTTAGGCTCTGA